The genomic DNA GACGGACCACACCCATGACTCACGTGATCGAACTGGCGGGCGTGGCGAAGCGCTACGACAGCGCCGGCGCGCCCGCACTCGGACCGCTGGACGTCAGCGTCGCCCAGGGCGAGGCGCTTGCCGTGACCGGTCCCTCCGGCAGCGGCAAGTCCACGCTGCTGAACCTGGTCGCCGGCCTCGACAAGCCGACCGAAGGAGCCGTGACCGTGGCCGGGCAGCGGATCGACCAGCTGAGCGAGCACGCGCTGGCCCGGTTCCGCCGCGAGCGGATCGGCATGGTCTTCCAGTTCTTCAATCTGCTCGACGACCTCACCGTCGCCGACAACATCCAGCTCCCCGCCCAGCTGGCCGGGACCCCGCGGCGCAAGGCGGCGGCCCGTGCCGACGAGCTCATGGAACTGCTGGGCATGACCAAGCACGCCCGCGCCTACCCGGGCCGGCTGTCCGGCGGCGAGCGCCAGCGGGTCGCGGTCGCCCGGGCGCTGGTCAACCGGCCGGC from Streptomyces sp. NBC_01478 includes the following:
- a CDS encoding ABC transporter ATP-binding protein — translated: MTHVIELAGVAKRYDSAGAPALGPLDVSVAQGEALAVTGPSGSGKSTLLNLVAGLDKPTEGAVTVAGQRIDQLSEHALARFRRERIGMVFQFFNLLDDLTVADNIQLPAQLAGTPRRKAAARADELMELLGMTKHARAYPGRLSGGERQRVAVARALVNRPALLLADEPTGALDTASGHDVRELLLELHRGGQTLVLVTHDMALAEACASRTIQLVDGHVSLDTRAEAVR